CATAAGGGGCAGGTCAAGGCGGTCGATAAGTTCCGGAGCCATAGGCAGGCAGATCAGTCCCCGCCCGTACTTGGCCATGAAGTTGATGGCCTCCGGAGTGACAAATTCGGCGGCCATGGTCAGGTCGCCTTCATTTTCCCTACCCTCGTCGTCCACAAGAATGACCATCTTGCCCTGCCTGATATCGGCAACGGCTTCCTCAATGCTGCACAGTGGCATGATGCTTCCTTCGTTTGGCCCTCATACGGGCTGTGAATATATAATTGGGGAAGCACTGATTAAAGAGCCTCCTGGAAACGCGCAGTTATTTCGTTTGGCAAGGCGCGAGCTTTTTTTGAAGCAGGAGTGGACTCTTCTGTCCTCGACTGTTTCAAAAAAAGCGAAGCAACGCCGCCAAACGGAATAAATCAGCGTTTCCTTAAATAACTATGGCTGGCTCGCCTTTCTGTCAACCGCGCGGGCTGCTCAAACCTCGTCAGCGGCAGTGGGCCTCAGGCCGACTTCGACCAGCAGGTCGCGCAAGGCACGCCCCAGAAGAAAGGGCAAAATGGCCTCGGGCACGCCCGCGCGTTCCACGCACAACTGGCGGAACGCGGCCTCGGTGCGCACGGCCTCGCCCAGGTGGGCAAGCACCGCCTGGCGTTCTTCTGTGTCCATCACGCCAGCGTCGTGAACCTGTACGCCCTGCGGGGCAAAGCCCAGCCTGGCGGCGGTTTCCAGCACAGGGGCTGCGGGGCTCTGCTCTTCATGCGCGGCCATAAGATCTGGCAAAAGCGCGCGGGTGCCTGCGTCCAGAGAGGGAAAACCGGGCAGATGCGCCTCGTCGGACAGAATCCTGAAGGCTTCGGCCCTGTCCATCAGAGGCGTGCCGGACAAAAGGTCTACCAGAGGGGACGTGTCCATGCAGAACAGCGCGGAGCACTGCACCGGCCGCTGGGCATAGATGGCGCAGCCAGAGCCGTCGCGGTAATAGCGGCAACGCCAGGGATGCGCCTGCCCGCCAAGACCGGCCACCTTGATATGCTCCTGTTCCAGAGGCCGCAGGCCGCCACGCACGTCATCGCGCGCCCACTCCCCCTTTCTCAGGCAGACCAGGCTGTCCAGGGTCAGAGCGCCGTTCACCAGCCGCGAGGCGTCGTCCACCATGAGGGTGGGGCCGCCGCGCAGACAGCACATGCCGCAGCGGCGGCAAACGGGGGCCTCAAGGGGCGAAGACATATCCTGTGAAATCATGAAGCCTCCGAAACCGGCATGCCCGCCGGGCTCGAAACCCTGGCACATGCCGGTGACTAAATCAGATTAACTTTGAAATGCTTCACATTTCCAAGTTTTCATTCAGCCGAAAAATACGCGCCTGGGCAGAACCCGCGCTACTTGTGGCGCACTGTGCACCTCGCGGGCAGGCCTTCGCGGCTACATGCGTCAGCCATATGCGTCAGCCATATGCGCCAGCCATATGCGTCAGCCACATGCGTCAGCCACATGCGTCAGTCGCGAATCGTCAAAACGACGTGCCGTACAGCTATAGATACACGTATGCGTGCTTTGCGCCAACAGCGTAGAGCCCTCAGCCCGGGA
This is a stretch of genomic DNA from Desulfovibrio sp.. It encodes these proteins:
- a CDS encoding YkgJ family cysteine cluster protein; its protein translation is MISQDMSSPLEAPVCRRCGMCCLRGGPTLMVDDASRLVNGALTLDSLVCLRKGEWARDDVRGGLRPLEQEHIKVAGLGGQAHPWRCRYYRDGSGCAIYAQRPVQCSALFCMDTSPLVDLLSGTPLMDRAEAFRILSDEAHLPGFPSLDAGTRALLPDLMAAHEEQSPAAPVLETAARLGFAPQGVQVHDAGVMDTEERQAVLAHLGEAVRTEAAFRQLCVERAGVPEAILPFLLGRALRDLLVEVGLRPTAADEV